In Falco rusticolus isolate bFalRus1 chromosome W, bFalRus1.pri, whole genome shotgun sequence, the genomic window TTAAAGGAGCATTGGTAGTGGTAATAGTGTTCTTGATTTTGATATTGTTACTTCCTTGTTTGTTTCAATGTTTGCAACGCATAATGAATGGGTTAATTAAACAGATGTCCAGAATGGGGTCTGGATtgctcaaaaacaaaaagggggatttctggagtggctggaagaaaacGGGCATATTATGAGCAACCCAGACCGAATAACTTGGTTGTAATAACAGGCCGCAGCTctaacaagctgcaggtgttgtgaaggacatgtgcaaggccaagggagacaaagaaactgtgtattcACAGAGAGGTAAGAGagttggacagaaagatgataaaaacaggatgcctgcacaaggggggagcagcgtgtTGGCACCGCCCTGGGACCAACAATTGGGGAGGTGGGAGCGTGTGAACGAGTAGTTTAACCGATCaccttttacataacaaagcGTGCGTAGTGTGTGCATTTTTAGCTGTAGAGTATAAATTGGTGTGAGTCTATTAATAAcgtggcactaacttgatcacattggtcgTATAAGTTGTGCCTGAGCCTACTGCGTCAACAACTACCATCTTCTCAATTCCCCAGGGAGTTTCTTGGTGCTTCCTTTTAACCAATTCACACATAATTTCCTCTGTAAATGTTAGTTGATGCGAAGGAGTCACCCGCCATCCATGATTTGGGGTTGCTTCAGTATATTAGCCAATTAATTGTTTTCTGGTGGATCCTGTGGGCTCTTAGGTCCTAATTTCTGCCGTTTCTCTGGCAGGACTAGCAATATTTgactttcagctgcttctttccttgcttGATCTGCCACTTGCTGTCCTAGATGCACCGAGCTATCTCCAAGGTGCTGCACTTTACAATGCATAATTGCCAGCACCCTGGGTCAACTGGTCACCTGAAATGATTGTTGGGTCTTTGCCTCATAATTTGACTGGGGATCCTTGAGAGGTTCAGagtcctctttctttctttctttccaacagCCCCATCGGCATGGTCTATTCCAAAGGCAAATTTCAAATATGTCCATACATTAAAAAAGCCTTGTCTGTTGGTAATAATCCCAGTGCCCTTAGTGAGGCTGTGAGTTCTGCCTCTTGGGCCCACGTGTCAGATGAGAGGGCTTTggcttctcttctctctctgatAGTTACCACCACATGTCCTGCTCTTTGGGTCCCATTTCGCACAAAACTACTACCACCTACAAATAAGTCCCAGTCTCCATTTTCTGTTGGCGTGCCCTTTAATTCCACTCGGCTAGAATATACCTCTGCCATTGTCTTTAAACAATCATGAGTTGGTTCTTCTTTTCCACCGAGATCATGTCATTTTTGCCCAGGTGTCAGTTCCTGGGCCTCTTGCATCGGTAATACTGTAGCTGCCACCGTGCGCGGACAGGTTGGCCGTCCTTTACTGACACTGTCCAGCTGTTTGGAAAAGCTCCCCACGGCTCTGCTCCATGGTTCCAGGCTCTGGGCCAACACTCCTAAGGCAACGTGTCACCTTTCATGCACAAAGAGTTCCAATGGGTTTTCTAGATTTGGGAGGCCTTGAGCTGGAGCACTCATTCCAGTCCGTTTCCATTCCGTAAATGCATCTCTGCACTCCTGAGTCCAGACGAGGAGGTTTCCCTTTCCTCCGACACCTTCATATAGAAGTTTGGCAATGAGTCCCAAATTCATTATCCGTAAGTGACACCACCCGGCCATTCCCAGGGATGCTCTGagctcttgttttcatttggcttCTGGGATTTGACAAATGGcccttttcctccagctccaaGACTCTGCTGGCCCAGGCAAATTGTAAATCCCCAACTGGTTGCTTCTTCTGGGGTGgtctctgccttttcccagggTACTTTGTACCCTGCTAGCCCCCAAAGTTTAGCAGGTCCTTGTTATAGAATCTTCTTTACTACTGGTTGCTAGCAGTACGTCACCTACCTATTGCAGCAAGGCGACATTTTCCTACCTCTTTGCCAAATTCTCCTCCCAGTCCTGCTGGGTGCGGGCATGAGTGAGAAGCTGTGTGGTActgttgccagctggggttaaaccatgacaccccCTAAAAACAAAAGTCCATCCAGTGTGCCATCACACCAAATACCATCTTTCCGAGACAGGAAGTGGATGAGTGActggcagctctcccagcactgTGCAACAATCACAAAGTCATGAGGGAGACTTTATTATTCCAGTTCTTGTTTCTTGTaaaaagcatcagcaaaaaTTACAGCAACTGCAGGTAAGCACACCCTTACGTGTGTCAGCCAGCAACATGTCATGTGGGCACTGAGCTGCCACGGGTAGAATCCAGCAGCAGGATTGAGGTCCTAAGTTACAAATAGCATATGATGTGGACCAGATTATTTCTCTATGACTTGTTTGAGGCTAAGGTCACCATCACCTTGAATAATAATACAGTGTTGTGTCAGGGGCATCTCCTGACTAAGAGGAAGCAGACCCACCCAGCCATGTCTTCTTGCCCACCACAAGCACAACCCATCCCTTGCTTCTGCTTGTCCAAGTACACCCCATGTCTCCACCTCTTCCTCAGCACAAGCACAACTCAGTCCATCTCTTCTGAACCACCACCACAAGCACAGCCCACCCTCCCATCTCTCCTTGCCCCTCCGCCTCTTCTTACCCAGAAGATGCAAACCCCATCCCTCCACCTCTCCTGGCCCACCACAAACCCATCCCACATCTTCATCTCCTCTTCCCCAAGCACACCCCATCCCTCCATCTCCTTCTCTTCCAGCACACCCCATCCCGCCATTCCTTTTTGTCCCGCAGCAGAGGTGCTGTCCCCGAGGCCAGGCCTCTGCGCCCGCCCCACCCCCGCACCGACCAGGGCACGCTCCCACATGCTGCCATGTGCCCGCTCAGTGGGAGGGCAGGATTCCCCGCGGTTTACTCACGTCACGGCGCGGGGAAAGCCCTGCTGCGCCGCCATTCTTAGCGCCGCGCTCCACCCCACCCGCTCACACTCTTGTAGCCACTGAAGCCGTGCCGTGCCCCGCCGCCACGATGATGCTCAGCAGAACCCTGCACAaggccgcgccgcccgccaCTCCCGCAGGTACCGGAGGATGAAAGGAGCTGGATGGTGGTGGGGAGCTTCTCCGCCTGGGCCACTGCCCGCCAGCTCCAGCACCCGGAGCAGGGGCAGTGCTCTTCGCGCCGCAGGTGGCAGGATGCACCTGGGGCCGCCCGTGTGAACGCGGGAAGGGGTGGGTTGAACAACCGCTGCTcgtagtgtgtgtgtgttaataCTGAGAAAAAAGCTGCCTTATTTACAATATTGCCAAGATCTCATTAGAATTTAAATCAATTATGGGTGGGCAGATGGCGGTGCGGGTGGCTGACGGCCGTGCGTGTGCAATGCAGAGTGGGCGGCGGTGTCAAAGTGCGCCCTGCAGCTGCGCAAGATAGGCGACAAGACAAGTGGGACCTGCGGCAGAAGATCTTGAACCTCCTGAGAATGCTATTCTGCCCAGAAACAAGCTCCCCTCGGACACGGTGTGCTGAAAAATAGGGAAGACCTTGGTTTTGTTGATTTGGAACAAGAGGCTTCACTGACGCGGGGAGATGAAGAAAGCTCTTTGTGTTGCACCTTCTGAATTTTGGGTCTgttcaaattacattttttcctgccttgtcATGAATTCTTGTTTGCATTGATAATGACTTTTTCAGTTAGCTCTTTTGAATCTGCCTTTGCAAAACTGTCGTTACATAGCTCTGGTCACTGTCACAACCAACTGTGTATGGCTGTTACTTGTTGACACTGATTTCACTAAGCAGAAGCTCACTGATTTTGCCTGCTTTCTGCATGGAGGACTTAACCCTGTCCCAGTGGTGTTACTGGGAGCTTTGCCACTGGCTTGAGCCACATGCATGGTTTCCTCCTCCTCTAAGCCAGCTAATACATTTTCAACGAGAACATGTTTCAAGAATAGTTGTTATTCATCTTAGTACTGCAAAATAACATGTTTTGCTGACATGTACACAGGTCAGTTTTTCAGGTAttaaaaaacagatgcaaagaGTTTCTGTTAGGCTAAACACCAGCTCCCAGGCTAGCACTGCATGCAACTTGGCAAAGCTGTTCATCAAAGGCAGCCCCGACTTCAACAGAAAGGCTCCCACTGTGTGCCCTGGTTTTGGTGGAGTCCTGGAGTCTTCATCAAGGACACTAAACAATGATTGTGCCTGTCCAGACTCTcaggaaaatacagcattaGTATTCACATTAGTAgctgaaatgtatttgaataAAAGGGTTCTGTTCAATGTatgctgctttgaaattcaATAGGAAATGAGGTGCAGGCTTCATAGAGCCCACCCAATTCTTCAGGACATAACACACATGTTATGAAAAAAAGGTATTCCCATAAATGCATTATCACGGGGATATCCAAGTTAAGTACTagtgcagtatttttctgtctagatctgcaaaaaatatttgctttttgtgaaattttgttgtttctctGAGGATTGTCAAGAGTGCTAGCATTCACAGCGAGCTCAGGAAAAAGACCTAGAACCAAGCAGTCAGTGCCAGTATATGAGCAAGCACCTGCTGATGTCCTCCCTAGGAGTCCTTTTGTTACTTCTCTAAAGGATCTGCTATATGACTGTCAACAcgagtttgtttttcttaaggcCAAATCCGGATACAGGCCAGATGTTTTGCTGTATACCACATCTATGTATGTCTTGAATTCTTGCTGAGATAATAAATACAATGTTAGTGAGAAAAATGAATTGCTATaacttagggtttttttgcagattcTGAATGCATGATCATATTATACAAATTTCTTCCATGTGTCCAAGTCAGTGGGCATGCACTAAGGCAATAGCAGAGTGCCAGTAGTTATACATTGGGATATTAGGCTTTTACTTCTGCCTTTAAGAGGAACAAGACATAACCATATCTTTGAACTTCAAATGGGAAAGACACacctatttaaatattttctagtaACTACTGCCCGCAGAATAGTTTGGTGGTGTCAGGGGCACCATTACCTCTACCAGAGGTGTTGCAGCTTTGATGGAGAGTCCCTGGTGATAAATGAAGGATAGAAATCCAAGTTAAGATTTTTGTCTCAGATGCAGGCAGAAAAGAATGCAGCATTTTGCCAAGGTCAGATTTTTACTTTCTCCGAAGTTTGAAGCCAGAGTTTTGGAAAAGGGGTAAATGATACTGCCTACCACAAGGGAATAGCAAAGGGATAGTGCAGAGCTTATTCTTTCTCCCTAAAGCTGGGAACTGTTGGgagaagggttcgccggagtcaagaaattactcaatatgagttatgcgtcttgctcaactttattagtttctaacactacttatatagaaccaatacacatgcatattaccaaagcaaaaatataattggttagtagtctctaaacacgcgcagttctcacacccctaattatcatgactaaaataagcattctatccacGTAGCTATTTGCGTTGCTATGTTTCAGCCTTGCGGTTTGCtactccctatattcccataccGCTCCCTATCTCTCTTGGCCTTGCACCTGCCTtcccaacagctgcagcttgttacagccacggcctgttagtacaacaaagttacttggtctcaggattcaagaatagatcaaggccactttcttgttaacttcagcacaacaacttcagcacaattctaattacaggcctattctaataccaggcctggattgtgcagatcttcagagattctatggccacgcttctgcagccattcttctacaggGAACCAAAGACGTGTCTGTGGAGAGGAGAGCCCAAGTTCCTCACCTGCTACACTGTGCACATCAGCAGGCTTTCCCCTGACTTGTtatgctgcttttccccagctTCATGGGCAGGGAGCACCATGCCTGGGGCATGTGTTCCCAGTGTGAGGAGGACTAAGCTTCCTGGCCAAAGGCTCTGGTTACTAGTAAACtaaaacccaaataaataaataaataaataaataaataaataaatttaaaaaaaaaacccaaagagaaGCAAATTGCTGTTCTTTCCCAGTTAGCCACCAGTGGAGACTTGGAAGAGCTTTACTTCAGGGAGCATCAGTGAAGCAATCCTGAGAAGGCACATCAGCATGATGCCATGTGCTACTGCAGGCACTGTACAGTGAAGTTTTGCACAGCCCCACCAGGAAACAAATTACACTCATAAGACTCATCAGCCTTGTGAAAACATCCAGACATCCTCAACCACTGCCTGCTAGAGGCAGGCCCCTCTCCAGCCAGGTGACTGACAGAGCGTGATGCTTATGACCTGCCCCTCCCAaaagggcaaggaaaaaaaatcatctcatcACTGGGGCATGGCATCCCTGTCTGAAGGAGCCTGACTCACCCCCAAGCACCTCatatcaaaaaaacaaaacaaacctacCTACCAAAGCAACCTGCTGGAGTTGCCACCCTGTAGCGCTCTCCATTAACCACAGCCTGTGGGCACCTGCCAAAGCAACAAGTGCAGCCCCAGGCCACATTTGCACTGTGATCACCCAGGCAAAAAACAGCCTGGTGCCCCCAGACAGCTCATGCTCTCACACCTGAGACTGGATACACAAGCGGTATTTCCTAAACAAATTGCTAGACAGCAGATAacatcttcctcctcccctctcctcctgtggaatgtttttttaagcCATCTGAAAAAGAATGTCTCATATGCTGCTAATTATTTTTAGCATATGCTGCTGGAAGAGactaattttctcatttttctcccaTTGACATGAGACAGTCCAAGGGCATGACATGCATTCGTAGAGGTGCAAGTAGGCTGGACAGGAAGGGCTGGGGATATGGTCTTTTGGTCTGGCAGGGTTTACCATGAAGTAGGCGACtgtctgtcatggtttaacccaggtcggcaaccaagcaccacgcagccacttgctgaCATCCCCCttacccagagggatggggaggagaatcagaaaggaatgtaaaactcaagggttcagataagaacaatttaacagcagagcaaaagcagcgcatgcaagcaaagcaaagcaaggaattcattcactacttcccatgggcaggcaggtgttgtGTTgggccatccccaggaaagcagggctccatcacctgtaacggttactcaggaagacaaatgtcataatgccaaatgtccccaccttccttcttcttcccccagtttatatactcagcatgacatcatatggtatggagtATCCCTTCGACTAGTTTGTgtcaactgtcctggctgtgtcccctcccagtttcccatgtccctccagccctcttgctggcagggcccaagaaaccgaaaagtccttgacctagtataaacattacctagcaacaactaaaaacatcagtgtcctatcaacattgttctcacatcagagccaaaacacagcactgtactaactactaagaagaaaactaactctatcccagctgaaaccaggacactgtcTGATGGTGGAACTGTCAGTGAACAATAGTCCCAAAAGCTGTTACAGCTGTAAACAAGGGTCTTGACTCAAGTGCATCGCTATATTGTCTGGAGGATGGCATAAGAAACTGGCCACACCAAGGCTGCCATCCCTTCTCATGCATGGTCTCCTTGCTCTTTGCAATGCAAATCTCACCAGTCTGCAAGCCCTCCAaaagcacagaggcaggcaTCACTAACTCCTTTAGTAACAGGAGATATCCCATGAAATGACAGCAACCtcaaataaaactgtttcagcCATTTCATATTACGGGGGCTTTAGCATCATTCCCTCCTCCGCAGGAAGGACAGCAGGAGCAACCACCTGGCTGGATTNNNNNNNNNNNNGTTGACCTCTCCCTACAGGGAGGTGGGCCAGATCTGGAGCTAATGCAAGTCAGCTCTTCTCTAAACAGTGAGGCTTCCTTCCTTACACCACTGCACTCACATACACAGCTCTGACTGCAGCAATGAGGTGGCACTCAGCCAGAGATGAGCACTTCAGATACTCCAGTTCACAGGCGGGTCTATTATCCCATTTTGTAAAGTCCCCCACTGTTCTTATTACCCTACCactattctgaaataaatgaatgccTGCGATTCTACTAGCCCACTGGTTTgtgcccagctgccctggcagggaaAGCATCTCCTCACCCACATAGGCCCAAAAGAAGTAGCCATCTCTTGGTGTTGCCACAGAGATATATGGAGAAATTGCCTTTAAAGATCATCCCCCTTTTGGATGAGGAAATATTGCTAAGCAGGACAAGATTgagttttatttggttttggccTCACTGGAGGAACGattgtttaaataatttgcCCAAGTATTAGATCTGTCTCCGAATTCACAAAGAACGAGCCCTAGGTCATCCCTGGCTCTGCCTAAATGAGCAAAATAGATGCACAACCTAACATGTGTGTGCCCAGCAGTATAAGGGACTGGTGTATCTCTCTTTCCTGCAGCCTGAGTTCATAAGCACTTTCCCTGCATTTGGGACTGCTGAGCATTGAGAGCACTGGTAGCACACGGAGGTCTTTGTAAGCACCTCAGCCTCCTGTGCCGGTTTCCTGGAGGAGCTGCCATAATTTACAGAGCAGCCGTCAGGCTTTTCTCAGCCTGTGTTATGGCCATGAGATACAGCCCTGAGAATCACGTGCTTCAGACCACAACATCTCTACCGTGAGGGACACAACATCATGCAGTCTGACATGCTTCTGAGCTGTTTACCTGCCTTTTTGCCATCTAAAACCCAAAtgacttatttttaagaaagtttCTTAATGTAACAGGAATGATACAGTCAAAGGGCAGCTCTCCCTGAACGGGGCTGGGTTACAAACAAGGGTATTCACACTGAAAACCAACCCTGAACACATCAAATCAAGCAAATAAGCCTATATGCCATATAGGGTTATACCAAAGGATGAGGGATGAAGGCAATACCTTCTCAAAAAACTCTTCTGTGGCCAACTTAAAATTCACTGACACCAGATGCCAGGtcacagcccagcagagcacaCTGCAGGACACCACCAGAGCCAGcgcctgctgcagcccagccaccaTCTTGGGAATGGCCGTGCAAAAACCTCATCCAGCCATAATCTTCATTTGGACAACTCACTCTGAGAAACACTCTATCCACAAACCAGAACTGCTGCCTCTCCCACATGCCACTGTCATGTTAAGAAGGGGGTTTTCCTCAAACCCTTTATATTTGATCAACCTGtcagtttcccaagaaagacTTGTGTCCTTGTGTCCAACCAGCCTGTCTGCTACCTGTGTTTTGACAGCCCACTGTATCGGAGGGTGATTCAACCAACCTATTCAGGGACCCCCACTGACAGCATCACTGAGTCAAATCCCTTATCACAACTACTCAAATCTCCAGAGCCTTATTACACAAcgaacttcagctgaagatttttattatacaaaatacaAGTTTGTGACAGAGTAAGGTTCAAAGATTGCCAGTGAtaatacactgactgcaaaaataAGCTTAAAACAATACACTTAATAACAGCAAGCATGAGTTAGTCATAgaataaagttcttacccagTAGGCATCCCTATGGgagagaagacaggttcagcctgtTGATAGATCCCAGAAGTTACAGTGGAGTCTcccctaacttctcccctcatctgtccactttttatacttcatagtacattgcatattcattcatcATACACAGGATaggttacaagtttcttgcttctagtGTAAATGAGCAcgcatcctcagatagcactactgaagtttttcattaaCTACGCATGCTCTCCAAGTGGGGGTTTGCCCTCTTTCAAgggggctatttgagttggaggtcgcgatctcccactaccacaattacctttgtcctacttttgactaattttctgttgatgta contains:
- the LOC119140733 gene encoding LOW QUALITY PROTEIN: phorbol-12-myristate-13-acetate-induced protein 1-like (The sequence of the model RefSeq protein was modified relative to this genomic sequence to represent the inferred CDS: deleted 2 bases in 1 codon), whose product is MMLSRTLHKAAPPATPAEWAAVSKCALQLRKIGDKTWDLRQKILNLLRMLFCPETSSPRTRCAEK